From Methylomonas sp. EFPC3, a single genomic window includes:
- a CDS encoding SirB2 family protein: MVKHVHLLFVVLVAVSFVARVLAAQLKPELLQRPVLKIAPHALASLLLLSGIVLVFQGGWLHGNFGWIVAKLLALPIFIGLGMLAIRREGQQRWLAFFGAILVFLYIGGVAIGKDAVFIL; the protein is encoded by the coding sequence ATGGTTAAACACGTACATTTGCTGTTCGTAGTTCTGGTTGCGGTCAGCTTTGTCGCAAGGGTGCTGGCAGCGCAACTCAAGCCTGAGTTATTGCAGCGCCCGGTGTTGAAGATCGCGCCGCACGCATTAGCGAGCTTGTTGTTGCTTAGCGGTATTGTTTTGGTGTTTCAAGGTGGCTGGTTGCACGGCAATTTTGGTTGGATTGTGGCCAAGTTGTTGGCATTGCCGATTTTTATCGGCTTGGGCATGCTTGCGATTCGTCGGGAAGGTCAGCAGCGGTGGTTGGCGTTTTTCGGTGCAATTCTGGTGTTCTTGTACATTGGCGGGGTGGCGATCGGTAAAGATGCCGTTTTCATTTTATAA
- a CDS encoding septal ring lytic transglycosylase RlpA family protein has protein sequence MRKARWIAFLTLSTGLASVSSVSYAKTEKHGLLSIEQSGIASYYSDKLHGQRTANGEVYDKNAMTAAHASLPFGSVVRVVNLSNNRSVQLRINSRASRSNKRLLDVSKQAARELGFVEAGLAKVKLEVVRFGDA, from the coding sequence ATGCGAAAAGCGAGATGGATAGCTTTTTTAACGCTATCAACTGGCCTGGCGTCTGTTAGCTCTGTTAGTTATGCGAAAACAGAGAAACACGGTTTGCTTTCCATTGAACAAAGTGGCATTGCGTCGTACTACAGCGACAAATTGCATGGTCAGCGGACAGCGAACGGTGAGGTTTACGATAAAAATGCAATGACTGCGGCTCATGCCTCCTTGCCTTTCGGCTCGGTGGTGCGAGTTGTAAACTTATCCAATAACCGTAGTGTTCAGCTACGTATCAACAGCCGCGCTAGTCGCAGTAACAAGCGATTGTTAGATGTATCTAAGCAAGCGGCAAGAGAGCTCGGTTTTGTAGAGGCCGGCTTGGCCAAAGTGAAACTTGAGGTGGTACGCTTCGGCGACGCCTAA